A stretch of Chitinophaga caeni DNA encodes these proteins:
- the plsX gene encoding phosphate acyltransferase PlsX, with the protein MRIGLDMMGGDFAPLEAVKGVKLFLDTVATNVHLVLIGDEQALLPLIADAQLDQSKYSIVHSSQVIGMNEHPTKALKEKQQSSIAIGFYLLQHKKIDAFISAGNTGAMMVGAIYSIKPIDGIQRPTISTPLPREDGSANTLLDAGINADCKPENLVQFAVLGSLYSQYILGVPQPKVGLLNIGEEEGKGNLLAQATYPLLKENEQIHFIGNVEGRDVFTDKADVVVCEGFTGNVILKMAESFYDLSVRRNIQDEYIARFDFETYGGTPVLGVSEPVIIGHGISKATAFKNMIVLAEKMIETKLLDKIKESFPTKVE; encoded by the coding sequence ATGAGAATCGGGCTAGATATGATGGGTGGCGATTTTGCGCCCCTGGAAGCAGTAAAAGGAGTAAAACTATTTTTAGACACCGTTGCTACAAATGTGCACCTGGTGCTGATTGGTGACGAACAAGCTTTGTTACCTCTTATCGCTGATGCCCAGTTGGACCAATCAAAATATTCGATCGTTCATTCATCCCAAGTAATCGGGATGAATGAACATCCTACCAAAGCGCTGAAGGAAAAACAACAATCCTCTATCGCGATAGGTTTCTATCTCTTACAGCATAAGAAAATAGATGCCTTTATCAGCGCCGGTAATACGGGGGCTATGATGGTAGGCGCTATCTATTCTATCAAACCTATTGATGGTATACAAAGACCTACAATCTCTACTCCCCTCCCCCGCGAAGACGGCTCCGCTAATACTTTATTAGATGCGGGTATCAATGCCGATTGTAAACCGGAAAATCTCGTTCAATTCGCTGTTTTGGGTTCTTTATACTCGCAGTACATCCTCGGGGTGCCACAACCCAAAGTTGGATTATTGAATATCGGTGAAGAAGAAGGTAAAGGAAACTTGCTAGCGCAAGCGACTTACCCACTGCTGAAAGAAAACGAGCAAATCCATTTCATCGGTAACGTCGAAGGTAGGGATGTATTTACGGATAAAGCGGATGTAGTCGTTTGTGAAGGCTTTACTGGGAACGTAATCCTAAAAATGGCCGAATCATTCTATGACCTCTCCGTGAGAAGGAATATCCAGGATGAATACATCGCCCGTTTTGATTTTGAGACTTACGGTGGCACTCCCGTTCTCGGTGTATCCGAACCTGTTATCATCGGTCACGGCATCTCTAAAGCTACCGCTTTTAAGAACATGATCGTACTGGCAGAAAAGATGATCGAAACGAAATTGCTGGATAAAATAAAGGAAAGCTTTCCTACTAAGGTTGAATAA
- the rpmF gene encoding 50S ribosomal protein L32 → MPNPKRRHSQQRSAKRRTHYKAVADTLSTDSATGEVHLRHRAHWVENKLFYKGKVVLEKQANTK, encoded by the coding sequence ATGCCAAATCCTAAACGCAGACATTCTCAGCAAAGATCAGCTAAGAGAAGAACGCATTACAAGGCAGTTGCTGACACATTAAGCACAGACAGTGCTACTGGCGAAGTGCATTTGAGACACCGTGCTCATTGGGTAGAAAACAAGTTATTCTACAAGGGTAAAGTTGTATTGGAAAAACAAGCCAACACTAAATAA
- a CDS encoding YceD family protein — MKQLREFDIAFVGLKPGVHTFQYEINDSFFENYGQQDFSNCKATVKLQFDKKSNFFMLKFEIGGTVTVTCDRCGQPFEMQLWDDFDQVVKLVENPGEMNDTGDPDVKYISQTDSHVNVADWIYEFINLSIPMQRIHPDNSEGKSGCDPKVIEMLEKMRQQANDASNPIWKDLEKFRDN; from the coding sequence ATGAAACAACTCCGAGAATTTGATATAGCCTTTGTAGGACTAAAACCCGGGGTTCATACGTTTCAGTACGAAATTAATGATAGTTTCTTTGAAAACTATGGCCAACAGGACTTTAGTAATTGTAAAGCTACGGTGAAGTTACAATTTGACAAAAAAAGTAACTTCTTCATGCTAAAGTTCGAAATTGGCGGTACGGTTACTGTAACGTGCGACCGTTGCGGTCAGCCGTTCGAAATGCAACTATGGGATGATTTTGACCAGGTGGTAAAACTGGTTGAAAACCCCGGCGAGATGAACGACACCGGCGATCCTGATGTGAAATATATTTCGCAGACAGATTCCCATGTCAACGTAGCCGATTGGATCTACGAATTCATCAACCTGAGTATTCCCATGCAGCGCATTCACCCGGACAACAGCGAGGGTAAGAGCGGTTGCGATCCAAAGGTAATAGAAATGCTGGAAAAGATGCGCCAGCAAGCAAACGATGCATCAAATCCAATCTGGAAAGACTTGGAAAAATTTAGAGACAATTAA
- a CDS encoding PAS domain-containing hybrid sensor histidine kinase/response regulator, whose amino-acid sequence MTFKGRPGIKKSKRTPENPLQRGANNVPPTGVLSLPILSFLQNSNAGMLVTDEKHRFIWANEIYLDYFSALPTFLDDFFHQPYNGVIEYMKPYVLFPDAFEMKMKELRRKKKPYFGWELLFSDGAIREVSYIPIFEKKSFQGSVWQIVDVTKQKREQMAVRDYANKYSVVLNHLNAAVCETDVDGNITHVHHSFCRLSGYSEEELIGQNITELFVPQESREYARNLRKYRVDNNVPLLYDLEIILKDGTRKWVLASSSNIYDAAGKPVGGVGIHMDITAQKLQQIELEKARHAAEEAQRIQKEFLANMSHEIRTPLNAIIGMIHLLNETALDEDQKEYIKILKHSSGILHDLITDILDISKIEAGKLDVNPREFDLRELVQSMTETFQLKLGQRPIKLTVEFDKQLDSLLVGDDKLLNQILMNLLGNAEKFTKEGEIALSVDLDRRIGNTVWAKFRVCDTGIGIKKDKLELIFQNYKQAEKDIRERYGGTGLGLAIAKQLVELQGGQIYIEEAPVFNTCFTFTLPLADTGKPLMPTSELEQKYARINFGSSKVLVVEDNQMNLKYILSLLEKYKIDYQLATNGPDALYFLNSKQFDLVLMDIRIPGMDGFELAKKIREDESKPNVATPVIATTAAAVPSTITKARVIGITDILTKPYTPDQLLLILNKYLNEDETELIMEVPNYSGYEFHPKLDVRYLNSLYESNIGYAVDLFEIFVMTMEEEMQKLLNTAKNKDLEQLKFQVHKIKPNFSMVGLTWITGKMETLEDYLRKNNDVDVVTEMLTSVQQEVIEFFPIIKEELGKMQDFIKK is encoded by the coding sequence ATGACTTTTAAAGGAAGACCCGGTATCAAAAAATCTAAAAGAACTCCAGAAAATCCCCTCCAACGTGGCGCCAACAACGTGCCGCCAACCGGTGTTTTGTCCCTACCCATCCTGTCTTTCCTGCAAAACTCGAATGCCGGGATGCTGGTAACCGACGAAAAACACCGTTTTATTTGGGCCAACGAGATTTACCTGGATTATTTCTCCGCTCTTCCTACATTTCTTGATGACTTCTTTCATCAACCCTATAACGGCGTAATCGAATATATGAAGCCTTACGTACTCTTTCCCGATGCTTTCGAAATGAAAATGAAAGAGTTACGGAGAAAGAAAAAACCGTATTTCGGTTGGGAGCTTCTCTTTTCAGACGGCGCTATCCGCGAAGTTAGCTATATCCCCATTTTTGAAAAAAAATCTTTCCAGGGCAGCGTATGGCAAATCGTGGATGTTACCAAGCAAAAACGCGAACAAATGGCTGTCCGCGATTATGCGAATAAATATAGTGTTGTCTTAAATCACCTGAACGCGGCTGTTTGCGAAACTGATGTCGACGGAAATATCACCCATGTTCACCATAGCTTTTGCCGCCTTTCAGGCTATTCCGAAGAGGAATTAATCGGTCAGAATATCACGGAACTATTCGTTCCCCAGGAAAGCCGCGAATATGCTAGGAACTTGAGGAAGTACCGGGTAGATAACAATGTGCCGCTATTGTACGACCTGGAAATTATTTTGAAAGACGGTACCCGCAAATGGGTGCTGGCCAGTTCCAGCAATATTTACGATGCTGCCGGCAAACCCGTTGGCGGCGTTGGGATCCATATGGATATCACGGCGCAAAAACTCCAGCAAATTGAACTGGAGAAAGCCCGCCATGCCGCGGAAGAGGCCCAGCGTATCCAGAAAGAGTTCCTGGCTAATATGAGCCATGAAATCCGCACACCGTTGAACGCCATCATCGGTATGATACATTTGTTGAATGAAACGGCGCTCGATGAAGATCAGAAGGAATATATCAAGATATTAAAACATTCCTCCGGCATCTTGCACGACCTTATCACCGATATCTTGGATATCAGCAAGATCGAAGCCGGTAAGCTGGATGTGAATCCGAGGGAATTTGATTTGAGGGAATTGGTACAGTCCATGACGGAAACCTTCCAACTGAAATTGGGGCAAAGACCGATCAAGTTGACGGTCGAATTTGACAAGCAGCTGGATTCCTTATTGGTCGGAGATGATAAGTTATTGAACCAAATCCTGATGAATTTACTCGGAAATGCTGAAAAGTTCACAAAGGAAGGGGAAATTGCCCTTTCCGTGGACCTGGACCGGCGCATCGGTAATACGGTGTGGGCTAAATTCAGGGTTTGCGATACCGGCATCGGGATAAAGAAAGATAAACTGGAACTAATCTTCCAAAATTATAAACAGGCCGAAAAGGATATCCGTGAGCGTTACGGGGGAACCGGTTTAGGCCTGGCCATCGCCAAACAATTGGTAGAATTGCAGGGCGGACAAATCTATATCGAGGAAGCGCCCGTATTTAATACTTGTTTCACTTTTACTTTGCCACTGGCCGATACGGGAAAACCGTTGATGCCTACCAGCGAGCTGGAACAGAAATATGCCAGGATCAATTTCGGTAGCTCCAAGGTATTGGTAGTGGAAGACAACCAGATGAACCTGAAGTATATCTTGAGTTTACTCGAAAAATATAAGATCGATTACCAACTCGCAACCAATGGCCCGGATGCGCTTTATTTCCTGAATTCTAAACAATTTGACCTGGTACTGATGGATATCCGTATACCCGGGATGGATGGTTTCGAATTGGCCAAGAAGATCCGGGAAGATGAAAGTAAACCAAATGTAGCCACACCTGTTATTGCTACCACGGCTGCCGCGGTGCCCAGTACCATTACGAAGGCGAGGGTCATCGGTATCACCGATATATTAACAAAACCATATACACCGGATCAACTGTTACTGATCCTGAATAAATATTTGAACGAAGACGAAACTGAACTAATAATGGAAGTTCCCAACTACAGTGGTTATGAATTTCATCCGAAACTGGATGTTCGATACCTGAACTCTTTATACGAAAGTAATATCGGGTACGCGGTCGATCTGTTTGAAATATTCGTAATGACGATGGAAGAGGAGATGCAAAAGTTGCTCAATACGGCGAAGAACAAGGATTTGGAACAACTGAAATTCCAAGTACATAAAATCAAACCCAACTTTTCGATGGTGGGACTGACCTGGATAACCGGGAAAATGGAAACCTTAGAAGATTACCTGCGCAAAAATAATGATGTAGACGTAGTTACTGAAATGTTGACTTCCGTTCAGCAAGAAGTAATTGAATTTTTCCCGATCATCAAGGAAGAACTGGGAAAGATGCAAGACTTTATCAAGAAATAA
- a CDS encoding fructosamine kinase family protein: MIDDKLLQDIAIKLSAKFGVKIQIIQSEKLYGGDINFTYKIATNEGDYFLKINDHKKFPKIFQKELHGLQALRAARSIAVPEPYLYGHVGNAAYLVTEYIPKEAARHDFWEHFGAGLAQLHRQSQPYFGLNESNYIGSIKQYNTPYNNWPVFYAFNRIMPLVKLAYDEHQLDKTLAQQLEALCKRFPQIFPGEPSSLLHGDLWSGNFMVGKKGQAYVYDPAIYYGYREMDLAMTRLFGGFDNRFYQAYDKTYPLQPGWQQRIGICQLYPLLVHYILFGGSYYNSIREIVRAF, encoded by the coding sequence ATGATCGATGATAAATTACTCCAAGATATTGCAATAAAACTCTCTGCAAAATTCGGGGTGAAAATACAGATAATTCAATCAGAAAAGTTATATGGCGGCGATATTAATTTCACATATAAAATCGCCACCAATGAAGGTGACTATTTTCTAAAAATAAACGATCATAAAAAATTCCCTAAAATCTTTCAAAAAGAATTACATGGATTACAGGCCTTGAGAGCGGCCAGAAGCATCGCGGTTCCCGAGCCTTACCTGTATGGCCATGTGGGCAATGCCGCTTACCTCGTAACGGAGTACATTCCCAAAGAAGCTGCCAGGCATGATTTCTGGGAGCATTTTGGCGCCGGTTTAGCGCAGCTTCACCGGCAATCGCAGCCTTATTTCGGCTTAAATGAATCGAATTATATCGGTTCTATAAAGCAATACAATACCCCTTATAACAACTGGCCCGTTTTTTATGCATTCAACCGTATTATGCCCCTGGTAAAGCTGGCTTACGATGAGCATCAGCTCGACAAAACGTTGGCGCAGCAATTAGAAGCACTTTGCAAGCGCTTTCCGCAGATTTTCCCCGGTGAACCGTCGTCATTATTGCATGGCGATCTATGGTCAGGTAATTTTATGGTTGGCAAAAAAGGACAGGCATATGTTTACGATCCCGCTATTTATTACGGTTACCGCGAGATGGATTTGGCTATGACCCGCTTGTTCGGCGGTTTCGACAACCGTTTTTACCAGGCCTACGATAAAACTTACCCGTTGCAACCGGGTTGGCAACAGCGGATCGGCATTTGCCAGTTATACCCATTGCTGGTGCATTATATCCTCTTTGGCGGCAGCTATTATAACAGCATCCGCGAGATCGTAAGGGCTTTCTAA
- a CDS encoding DUF3810 domain-containing protein, translated as MENRVNFKIKFIRIALSLLVIAIVQFLLNANIRLADFYFHRWYVSISKGLRYVLGNVPFSIGDVIYTTWIIIGIVFLFKIVFNAVRVKWREAAYILLQAVHSVLHIYLAFLLLWGYNYQRNSVEEDFNLPPSAHYDANSLYRLSDTLVNMANGELEMIFREKLDRDLPKEQLFGMAAAAYDRLATENVHLNYTYTSIKPSLYNKWLNYIGVTGYLNPFTNEAQVNTSVPGFTLPFTTCHEIAHQLGYAPEEDANFVGFVVASQSKDPRFRYSAHFEMLLYSVRMLGRQNDSLAQVILEKTLPGIREDYKTLRTFYENYQGPVDDYSRLLYDQYLKANQQEMGVQSYSEVVRWLLVYYGISAAAPPIPIDTLQSVHHQYVDTTL; from the coding sequence ATGGAGAACCGCGTCAATTTTAAAATCAAGTTTATAAGGATTGCACTTTCTTTATTGGTGATTGCAATAGTACAGTTTTTACTCAATGCAAATATACGGCTCGCTGATTTTTATTTCCATAGATGGTACGTTTCTATAAGTAAGGGTTTAAGGTATGTTTTGGGTAATGTCCCGTTTAGTATAGGTGACGTAATATACACAACATGGATCATAATAGGGATTGTTTTTTTATTTAAGATCGTATTTAATGCTGTACGCGTAAAATGGAGGGAGGCCGCGTATATACTCTTACAAGCGGTTCACTCGGTATTGCATATTTACCTGGCTTTCCTGCTTTTATGGGGATATAATTACCAGAGGAACTCCGTGGAGGAGGATTTTAATTTGCCGCCGTCAGCCCATTATGATGCAAATTCTTTATACCGTTTATCGGATACGCTGGTCAACATGGCTAACGGGGAACTGGAAATGATCTTCCGGGAAAAGTTAGATCGCGATCTTCCCAAGGAACAGTTGTTCGGGATGGCGGCAGCAGCATATGATCGCTTAGCTACAGAAAATGTACATCTAAATTATACTTATACTTCTATTAAACCTTCGTTATATAACAAGTGGTTGAATTATATCGGGGTAACCGGTTATTTAAACCCCTTTACCAACGAAGCGCAGGTAAATACCTCTGTGCCGGGTTTCACTTTACCTTTTACTACTTGCCATGAAATCGCCCACCAGCTCGGTTATGCACCGGAAGAGGATGCTAATTTCGTAGGTTTCGTCGTAGCTAGCCAAAGTAAAGATCCCCGCTTCCGGTACTCGGCGCATTTCGAAATGCTACTGTACAGCGTGCGTATGCTGGGGCGACAAAATGACTCGTTGGCGCAGGTGATCTTGGAAAAAACCTTGCCGGGTATCCGGGAAGATTACAAGACCTTGAGAACTTTCTATGAAAATTATCAAGGTCCTGTAGATGATTATTCGAGGTTGCTGTATGATCAATATTTAAAAGCAAACCAACAGGAAATGGGGGTACAGAGCTATAGCGAAGTTGTACGCTGGTTGTTGGTTTACTATGGAATAAGCGCCGCGGCGCCACCGATCCCGATTGACACTTTACAGTCAGTTCATCATCAATACGTTGACACTACGTTGTAA
- a CDS encoding arginase, translating into MKNIKIIEVKSEIGAGTRGASLGVDAIKIAALDFMSSFFVHFPTEEIETENKLLFEPIESPYAKRIKGTYTMYDRISKSVCDTVKQNWFPVVLSGDHSTAGATIAGLKMAHPQAKLGVIWIDAHADLHTPYTTPSGNMHGMPLATAIAEDNLDCKVHELDENTTKAWSALKNIGKISPKVLPEDIVFISLRDYEKEEDYLIKKYGMKVITTSEVRRKGPENVARSVFRYLSDCDLIYISFDVDSLDSSISKGTGTPVSNGLREREAEDLISKFMQHRKICCFEITEVNPTLDRENLMAEIAFNILQRSVNVLMMN; encoded by the coding sequence ATGAAAAACATAAAAATCATAGAAGTAAAGTCGGAAATCGGAGCCGGAACACGGGGCGCCAGTCTCGGTGTAGATGCTATCAAAATAGCCGCACTGGATTTTATGAGTAGCTTTTTTGTTCATTTTCCAACCGAGGAAATCGAAACGGAGAACAAGCTCCTATTTGAACCGATCGAATCCCCTTATGCCAAGCGCATTAAAGGTACGTACACCATGTATGACAGGATCAGCAAAAGTGTATGTGATACAGTTAAGCAAAATTGGTTCCCGGTAGTTTTAAGTGGCGACCACAGTACCGCGGGAGCTACCATCGCCGGGCTTAAAATGGCGCATCCACAAGCTAAACTGGGCGTGATCTGGATAGATGCGCATGCCGATTTGCATACGCCGTATACCACGCCTTCCGGAAACATGCACGGGATGCCCCTGGCAACCGCTATTGCAGAAGATAACCTGGATTGCAAGGTCCATGAGTTGGATGAAAATACGACCAAAGCTTGGAGCGCCTTAAAAAATATCGGCAAAATCTCTCCGAAGGTATTACCTGAAGACATCGTCTTTATTTCATTAAGAGATTATGAAAAGGAAGAAGATTACCTGATAAAAAAATATGGCATGAAGGTGATCACGACCAGCGAAGTGCGAAGAAAAGGTCCGGAAAATGTTGCCAGGAGCGTATTTCGCTATTTAAGTGATTGCGATTTAATTTATATCTCGTTCGATGTGGACAGCCTGGATTCCTCGATTTCGAAAGGAACCGGCACCCCCGTTAGTAACGGTTTGAGGGAAAGGGAAGCGGAAGACCTGATCTCCAAGTTCATGCAGCACCGTAAAATTTGCTGCTTTGAAATAACAGAGGTCAACCCTACCCTGGATCGTGAAAACCTGATGGCAGAAATTGCGTTCAACATCTTACAACGTAGTGTCAACGTATTGATGATGAACTGA
- a CDS encoding acyl-CoA dehydrogenase, translating to MNFQLSEEHLMIQKAARDFANNELLPGVIERDELQKFPAEQVKQLGELGFLGMMVDPKYGGSGLDTISYVLAMEEISKIDASAAVVMSVNNSLVCWGLEHFGNEEQKQKYLVPLAKGEVIGAFLLSEPEAGSDATSQRTTAEDKGDHYLLNGTKNWITNGNSASTYLVIAQTHPEKGSKGINALIVEKNSPGITIGVKENKLGIRGSDTHSIMFQDVKVPKENRIGEDGFGFKFAMKTLGGGRIGIASQALGIASGAYELALKYSKSRKAFGTEICNHQAIQFKLADMATQIEAARLLCLKAAWEKDNGLDYTLSGSMAKVFASETAMWVATEAVQVHGGYGYVKEYHVERLMRDAKITQIYEGTSEVQRIVIGRSIIGK from the coding sequence ATGAATTTCCAGTTATCAGAAGAACATTTAATGATTCAGAAAGCGGCCAGGGATTTCGCTAATAACGAGTTACTACCCGGGGTTATCGAAAGGGATGAATTACAAAAATTCCCGGCTGAACAGGTGAAACAGTTAGGCGAGCTCGGTTTTCTCGGTATGATGGTTGATCCCAAATACGGGGGATCCGGTTTAGATACCATCTCTTATGTTTTGGCAATGGAAGAAATTTCCAAGATCGATGCCTCTGCCGCCGTGGTGATGAGCGTTAATAATTCTTTGGTATGCTGGGGTTTAGAACACTTTGGCAATGAAGAACAGAAACAAAAATACCTCGTACCCTTAGCTAAGGGCGAAGTGATCGGCGCATTCCTCTTAAGTGAGCCGGAAGCAGGTTCTGACGCAACATCACAAAGAACTACCGCCGAAGATAAAGGGGATCACTATTTATTAAACGGTACCAAGAACTGGATCACTAACGGTAACTCTGCCAGCACTTACCTCGTAATAGCTCAAACTCATCCTGAAAAAGGCAGTAAAGGCATCAATGCCCTGATCGTAGAGAAAAACAGTCCCGGCATTACCATCGGGGTAAAAGAAAATAAGCTGGGGATCCGTGGTAGTGATACACATAGTATCATGTTCCAAGATGTTAAAGTTCCGAAGGAAAACAGGATCGGTGAAGATGGGTTCGGATTTAAGTTTGCTATGAAAACTCTTGGTGGCGGCAGAATTGGTATTGCCAGCCAAGCTTTGGGAATTGCCAGCGGTGCTTACGAATTAGCCTTGAAATATTCCAAATCTCGCAAGGCTTTCGGAACTGAAATATGTAACCACCAAGCTATACAGTTTAAATTGGCCGACATGGCCACCCAGATCGAAGCAGCACGCCTGCTTTGCCTCAAGGCGGCATGGGAAAAAGATAATGGCTTAGATTATACACTGAGCGGCTCCATGGCCAAAGTATTTGCATCAGAAACAGCCATGTGGGTTGCTACCGAGGCAGTACAGGTACATGGCGGCTACGGCTATGTTAAAGAATACCACGTGGAACGCTTGATGAGAGATGCCAAGATCACCCAGATCTACGAAGGCACTTCCGAAGTACAACGGATCGTTATCGGTAGAAGTATTATTGGAAAATAA
- a CDS encoding YggS family pyridoxal phosphate-dependent enzyme produces MSVNLSAYQSVLKELQPFAAALVAVSKVKPASDIRELYDAGQRIFGENYVQEMVDKQSQLPADIQWHFIGHLQSNKVKYIAPFVTMIHAVDSLKLLQEINKQAAKSNRVIYCLLQIHIAEEETKFGLDEAELMNLLNDYKTQAAAWPYVKIAGLMGMATNTDNLEQVRKEFAGLKTLHGKIKADFFADEPAFKELSMGMSGDYHLALEEGSTLVRIGSLLFGARIRP; encoded by the coding sequence ATGTCAGTAAATTTATCAGCTTATCAATCTGTTTTAAAGGAATTACAACCATTTGCAGCGGCCTTGGTGGCTGTTTCGAAGGTGAAGCCGGCAAGCGATATCCGGGAGTTATACGATGCGGGACAAAGAATTTTCGGCGAAAACTATGTTCAGGAGATGGTAGACAAGCAAAGCCAGCTCCCGGCAGATATACAATGGCATTTTATCGGGCATCTTCAAAGTAACAAGGTGAAATACATTGCTCCCTTTGTAACGATGATCCACGCGGTCGATAGCTTGAAACTATTACAGGAAATTAATAAACAAGCCGCTAAATCGAACCGGGTAATTTATTGCCTGCTTCAAATCCATATCGCTGAAGAGGAAACCAAGTTCGGCTTGGATGAAGCGGAGTTGATGAACTTGCTGAACGATTATAAAACCCAAGCTGCTGCTTGGCCATATGTTAAAATTGCCGGGCTAATGGGGATGGCCACCAATACCGATAACTTGGAACAAGTGCGCAAAGAATTTGCAGGGCTGAAAACATTGCATGGCAAGATTAAAGCGGATTTCTTCGCTGATGAGCCGGCATTCAAGGAATTGTCGATGGGCATGAGTGGAGATTATCACTTGGCTTTAGAAGAAGGTAGCACATTGGTTCGCATCGGCAGTTTACTATTCGGTGCCAGGATTCGACCATAA
- a CDS encoding TlpA disulfide reductase family protein, with product MKHFLIVALALFAGLSLHAQQRLTKGIWQAKLHRSDGADIVFNFDLVRESGKPVIYIINAKERMRVDEITTSADSAWIKMPFFDNDFKAAILKDGSLQGIWTRHLPTGDQTIPFTAKPGVKVRFPVRNKPAADVSGRWPTYFYKPGEADSSFAIGEFEQNGNTVYGTFLTSSGDYRYLQGVVDGNQLKLSTFDGSHAYLFTARVEGKTMKEGIFYAGITAKEHWIAKNDPAAKLPDERTLNTMRPGESRLDFVFPDLNGHKVSINDPRFRNKVVIVSIGGSWCPNCMDETAYLSKWYKENKQRGVEVIALAYERTTDFEKSRQSAAKFAERFRVTYPVLITQVTPGDPKKTEKTLPQLTGLKGFPTSIFIDKKGEVREVHTGFSGPGTGEHYEEFKRNFNALIDKLLAE from the coding sequence ATGAAGCATTTTCTGATTGTAGCGCTGGCATTATTCGCCGGCCTAAGTTTACATGCGCAACAACGCTTAACCAAAGGCATTTGGCAGGCGAAACTCCATCGAAGCGATGGCGCGGATATCGTTTTCAATTTTGACTTGGTACGGGAGTCAGGCAAGCCCGTCATATATATTATCAATGCCAAAGAAAGGATGCGCGTGGATGAAATAACTACTTCCGCGGATTCAGCTTGGATAAAAATGCCCTTTTTTGATAATGACTTCAAAGCGGCCATCTTAAAGGATGGTAGCTTACAAGGGATTTGGACCAGGCATTTACCCACGGGAGATCAAACGATTCCATTTACGGCTAAACCCGGTGTAAAAGTGCGCTTCCCAGTTCGCAATAAGCCGGCTGCTGATGTTAGCGGTCGCTGGCCTACATATTTCTATAAACCGGGCGAAGCGGATTCTTCTTTCGCCATCGGTGAGTTCGAGCAAAATGGCAATACCGTATACGGCACTTTCCTTACCAGTAGCGGTGATTACAGGTATTTGCAAGGAGTTGTAGACGGTAACCAATTGAAGTTATCTACTTTTGACGGCTCCCATGCCTACTTGTTCACGGCCAGGGTCGAGGGTAAAACAATGAAAGAGGGTATTTTCTATGCGGGCATCACCGCCAAGGAGCATTGGATAGCCAAGAATGATCCCGCTGCGAAACTACCCGATGAACGTACGCTCAATACAATGCGTCCGGGTGAAAGCCGCCTGGATTTTGTCTTCCCGGATCTAAACGGCCATAAAGTAAGTATTAATGATCCCAGGTTTAGGAACAAGGTCGTGATCGTAAGCATTGGCGGTTCCTGGTGTCCTAACTGTATGGATGAAACGGCCTACCTCAGCAAATGGTATAAAGAAAATAAACAAAGGGGGGTAGAAGTAATTGCATTAGCATACGAACGTACCACCGATTTTGAAAAGTCAAGGCAATCCGCTGCGAAATTCGCAGAAAGGTTCCGGGTTACCTACCCAGTTTTAATTACCCAGGTAACGCCCGGGGATCCAAAGAAAACGGAGAAAACTTTACCGCAACTAACGGGATTGAAAGGTTTCCCCACTTCGATATTCATTGATAAGAAAGGTGAGGTCCGGGAGGTACATACCGGCTTTTCAGGTCCCGGGACAGGGGAGCATTACGAGGAATTTAAAAGGAATTTTAATGCCTTGATCGATAAATTACTGGCTGAATAA
- the dcd gene encoding dCTP deaminase has product MILSDTRILEEIEKGTIVIEPYDRKYLGTNSYDVHLGKYLATYKNRVLDAKQHNEIVHFEIPGEGFVLEPNTLYLGVTEEYTETHAHVPFLEGKSSTGRLGIDIHATAGKGDVGFCNTWTLEISCAQPVRIYAGMPIGQLIYFVVEGEIETFYNKKGNAKYNNRTVRPVESMMWKNEF; this is encoded by the coding sequence ATGATTTTGTCGGATACGCGCATCCTGGAAGAAATTGAAAAAGGGACGATCGTCATAGAACCGTATGACAGGAAATACCTGGGAACCAACTCGTATGATGTGCACTTGGGCAAATACTTAGCCACGTACAAGAACCGTGTCCTGGACGCCAAGCAACATAACGAAATCGTGCATTTTGAAATCCCGGGAGAAGGGTTTGTATTAGAACCCAACACGCTTTACCTCGGCGTAACTGAAGAGTATACAGAAACCCATGCGCATGTACCCTTCCTGGAGGGAAAATCCAGCACGGGGCGTCTCGGTATAGATATCCACGCTACCGCCGGTAAAGGCGATGTTGGTTTTTGCAATACCTGGACCCTTGAAATCTCTTGCGCTCAACCCGTGAGGATATACGCAGGAATGCCGATCGGTCAACTCATATATTTTGTCGTGGAAGGTGAAATAGAAACTTTTTACAACAAGAAAGGTAATGCTAAGTATAATAACCGTACCGTTCGCCCGGTAGAAAGCATGATGTGGAAGAATGAGTTTTAG